The following coding sequences are from one Nicotiana tabacum cultivar K326 chromosome 1, ASM71507v2, whole genome shotgun sequence window:
- the LOC107777665 gene encoding putative plastid-lipid-associated protein 11, chloroplastic: MATCFSLPATRTSFMHFPSNPKSYKIHCSSLTSQSLSAKDNLLRLISDQERGLKTQSDPQKLSEIIKAIDDLAAIGRDTVTTDASLSATWRLLWTTEKEQLYIIKTAAPFFGTKAGDVLQVIDVEKGTLNNVITFPPDGVFFVRSTIDVASSQRVNFRFTSAVLRGKKWEFPLPPFGQGWFETVYLDDEIRVVKDIRQDYLVVERAPYTWKE; this comes from the exons ATGGCAACCTGCTTCTCCCTTCCCGCCACTCGTACTTCCTTTATGCACTTCCCTTCCAACCCCAAATCTTACAAAATCCATTGTTCCTCCCTCACATCTCAATCCCTCTCCGCCAAGGACAATCTCCTCCGCCTTATCTCTGACCAAGAACGTGGCCTCAAGACTCAATCCGACCCGCAAAAACTCTCTGAAATAATCAAAGCAATTGACGATTTAGCCGCTATCGGACGTGACACTGTCACCACTGACGCATCCCTTTCGGCCACCTGGCGTTTGCTTTGGACTACGGAGAAAGAGcaactttatattattaaaaCTGCTGCTCCCTTTTTTGGTACTAAAGCTGGTGATGTTCTCCAAGTTATTGATGTTGAAAAAGGGACTCTTAATAATGTTATTACTTTTCCCCCTGATGGAGTCTTCTTTGTTCGGTCCACTATTGATGTTGCTTCTTCTCAACGTGTCAATTTCAG ATTCACAAGTGCAGTTCTGCGTGGAAAAAAATGGGAGTTTCCTCTGCCACCTTTTGGACAAGGGTG GTTTGAGACTGTATACCTTGATGATGAGATTCGGGTAGTCAAAGATATCAGGCAAGATTACCTGGTTGTTGAACGTGCTCCTTATACTTGGAAAGAATGA
- the LOC107777666 gene encoding uncharacterized protein LOC107777666, which yields MLDLSNQSQSIHAAFEKQSDQQKTEYRIRLNASIDVTRFLLNFGLSFRGHDESESSKNKGLFLGLLEWLGNRLPNVDRIILKHAPKNDMMTLPKIRKDIVSACAQETMKAIIDDLDGDYFGILVDESKDISHHEQMALALRYVDKKGQVNEPFISLVRVSDISAKSLKEAVLSLLIKHSLSPSKIRGQGYDGASNMQGKMNDLKALILQETPSAYSVHCFAHQLQLTLVAVAKKHKERRDQLRDHQAELLEQLLESGEVQSGKGLNQERGLQRPGDTRWGSCCKTLDNFVILFSSIVHVLGVIECEGDVNDSERIITLAKHYPDEFGELKLQDLSRQLGTFIWHMQHGDPKFSDLKGIGDLAKALVEANLVETYSLVYLLVKFTLILPVATATVERAFSSMKYIKDELRSSISDAFLNDCLVCYFEKKVFVNISNDVIIDRFQNMKACRVQL from the exons ATGCTAGACTTGTCAAATCAATCTCAATCAATTCATGCTGCTTTTGAAAAGCAATCTGATCAACAAAAAACTGAATATCGAATTCGTTTAAATGCCTCAATCGATGTTACAAGGTTTCTCTTGAACTTTGGATTGTCTTTTCGTGGTCACGATGAAAGTGAATCTTCAAAAAACAAAGGCCTTTTTCTAGGGCTTTTGGAATGGCTTGGAAATAGGCTTCCAAATGTAGATagaattatattaaaacatgCTCCAAAAAATGATATGATGACTTTGCCAAAAATTCGAAAGGATATTGTGAGTGCTTGTGCACAAGAGACCATGAAAGCTATAATTGATGATTTGGATGgagattattttgggatattAGTTGATGAGTCCAAGGATATTTCACATCATGAACAAATGGCCCTTGCTTTGCGGTATGTTGACAAAAAAGGCCAAGTGAACGAGCCATTTATTAGTCTTGTTCGTGTTAGTGATATATCTGCAAAGTCGTTGAAAGAAGCAGTACTTTCTTTGCTAATAAAACACTCATTAAGTCCGTCCAAAATACGTGGACAAGGCTATGATGGGGCTAGTAATATGCAGGGAAAGATGAATGATCTTAAAGCTTTAATTTTGCAAGAaactccatcggcatattccgttcATTGTTTTGCACATCAATTACAGTTGACGCTTGTAGCTGTTGCTAAAAAACACAAGGAG CGTAGAGATCAACTTCGGGATCATCAAGCAGAATTGTTGGAGCAATTGTTAGAGAGTGGTGAAGTTCAAAGTGGGAAAGGATTAAATCAAGAGCGAGGGCTTCAAAGGCCAGGTGACACTCGTTGGGGATCATGTTGTAAAACATTGGATaactttgttattttattttcttctattgttCATGTGCTTGGGGTGATTGAATGTGAGGGTGATGTTAATGATAG TGAAAGAATTATAACATTGGCCAAGCATTATCCCGATGAGTTTGGTGAATTGAAGCTTCAAGATCTTAGTCGACAACTTGGCACATTCATATGGCACATGCAACATGGTGACCCTAAGTTCTCTGATTTAAAAGGAATTGGTGATTTGGCAAAAGCATTGGTTGAGGCAAATCTTGTGGAGACTTATTCACTTGTTTATTTGCTTGTGAAATTTACTTTAATTTTACCTGTCGCAACTGCAACGGTGGAAAGAGCATTCTCATCTATGAAGTACATCAAAGATGAATTGCGTAGTAGTATTAGTGATGCATTTTTAAATGATTGTTTAGTTTGTTACTTTGAGAAGAAAGTATTTGTAAATATAAGCAATGATGTTATTATTGACcgttttcaaaacatgaaagcgTGTCGAGTTCAACTATGA